The Candidatus Bathyarchaeota archaeon genomic interval GTTAACATCAATGATAATGTCAAACTTTCCCGGCAATGTTGGGTCCCAAACAACAGTTGGTGTTATTTCTCCGTTTGTGTTTGTGCCGATATTCTCCAATGAGTTTTCAAGCCTTTTAGGAATATCCATGCCATTCAACCAAGTTTGGACATCCACAACTACATGGAGGGGATATGTTGTTGAGTTTGCAAAGCCTGTTCCTTTAATGTTAACCCCTGTATCGGTTAAGCTAAAGGCATCCTGCTGGTTTCCTGATATGTTGCAGCTTTCAATCTCGGGGTCAGATTCCATTTGGTAAGCATATTTTACATCTCCGTTGGCAAAGTCATAGTAAGCAATGCAAGCCCTGTCATCATATAGAGCAAGAGACGTGCCGTAACCGACAGTATCCACATGTTCATCTGTCCATGAAGTGCCGTCGTAGCTAGCGTAATGCAAGCCGTCGTCCGCGCAGTAAGCGATATGGGGATAGTTGTGGGAATCAATCGCAATGGATGTCCATTCTCCTACGTGAAGGAATCCAGATGCAGCATTAACTGTCTCAACGCTAAAGCCGCCGATGGTCCCATATGCATGCTTCAAGCACTGGTGGTCAGCGTCATAATAACTCATGTGAACCATACCTACAGAGTCAACGGCGATTGAGCAGAATTTGCCGACGTCTCCTTCTGAGTCAACTGTCTCGCTTAGCCAGTCAAACCCTTGTTCTTTCGCGGCGTACTTTAGGTCTTTGTTCACCCAGTCATAATAGCAAACGTGGAGGTTTCCATCTTCATCAACTGCTAGAGAGGTATAGTCAGAGCCAACTTGACCGATTTCATCTACCACAGAAAATTCCCAGTCAGTGAATCCAGTTTGAACCGTAGATTTTAGGTCTCCTCGGCTGTAGTCATAGTAAATCATGTTTGGATTGTCAGAATCTAACACCAAAGAGGTGTACGTGCCGACAAAATTCGGGCCAACGGGGAATTTATCTGGGTCATCTTTGTTTCCGTTGTCTATGGCCCTAAGAGTCCATGAGTCGTCAATCATGGTGGCGTACTTTAGCTCATGATTTGTTGAGTCTGCATAACTGATGCACGGGGAATATTCCGAATCTAAGGCAAGTGAACAGAAAGCCCCCACATCGACATCATCATTATCCCAAACATATCCATCAACAATTTCGCAATCCCACTCAAGACCATTCTTGGAAGCATACCATAAGCAACCTCGATCCGATTCGTAGAAGCAAATACGTGGCCAGCCCCATGTGCTTAGTGCCAAATCAAGATATTGTCCAACGTTTCCCTGAGAATACACTGTCTCCGTATGCCAAACCCTAACACTTGCCTGCGCTTTCATGGATAGGCAAGGGATTAAAATTAGAAAAGCCAAAAACAATGCAACGGCGCCCAAACGTAGACCCGCCTTCACCTTCCCCTTTCCTCCTTTCGTTTTACTTTTTCGCTGCAAATAGTTAATAAAACTTATGCAAATATGGCGTTATGATGCCAATTTATATAAAAAATAAGGAGTTTTATGAGTTATATCATAAGAAAAATCTCTTCAAGTGCATTAATATAATTAGATGTCGTGTTGCCTCGCTGTAACGCACCTACGTTCAATTACGAGCGCAAACCTTCGGTTAATAATCGTACTGAAAACTGCAAAAATTTACCCCTTGAATGGTCTAAGAAACCCGTCGAGTTGCTGATAAATTTAGAAATTAGGATAATTGGCGCCGGGAGGGGGATTTGAACCCCCGCGGCCCCGAAAGGCCACAAGCTAACAGGTACCTTCCTGAAGATTGGTATCTCCAGGCTTGCTCCCTGCCTGGCTAGGAGACCCCGGCAACAAGCTATGAAACCATTGGTTTCACCTTTTCTTAACCTACGCGGAATTTAAAGCTTTATCGACCTCTCTAATAGAAAAAGGGGGCTCGCCATTATTGCGACTGTGGCTTTGGTGGTGCAGAAAAGAAAGGGTCCTGTTTTATGTTTTGTTGGGTCTGGCGGGTGTACATTTTCTTTTTTTCCACCCTGTTTTCCGATCATAAAACAATACAGTCAAACAAGAAACGACTGCAACAACAATTATGCCTACCGCAGCAACTAAAGGTGCCGCGGACTCTGAAGCAATAACAAAAAAGACAAGACTATCGGATGCCACCCAATTATCATATTCGTCAATCGCATAAACGGTAACGTTGTGTTTACCCGCAGATAGCCCATTTAAGGTTAGGTTTCCAGTGACAGAAGCATTTCCTTGATTATCTAAACTGTACGTCATTTCAGATGTTGGATAGTTAACCGTGAAATTAATGTCAAAAGAGTTGTTTTCATAGATGCTATATTGTGGTGCATTAAAATTTATTGCACGCTTTATTTCCACTGGCGAAGCGGTCATTGTAAAGTTCAAAGAGATTGTTTTCTCTAAACCAAAAACATACCGGGTACCGTTTTGACTATACTGTCCACTTCCGCTCGCTTTGATATTTAACGTATGTTCACCAACAGGCACATCTTTGACGTAAAAATCATATTCTAAGTATCTGTGATTATCCTGTGGGTCTACACCCGAGGGAAAAGGGCACCACCTGCTACTTTGCATCCAATCACCCTGATAATAAGTGATGATGTTGAGGGTTGTAGTGATACCGGATAAACTCTTAATTGATTCATTAAAATGTACATGTATCGTGCCATTCGAATATTCGCCGTTTTCGTTTGGACTTGAGATTCCCAAGGAAATTAGGGCGTCGGCGTTTGCTGGCGCGGGAACTATTGTATAAGGATCGATGGCTCCCATTGGATTAGCGCTAACTTCCAAGAGGGGTAGGTAAAGGAAAATCAAAACGCTAACTAAAAAAACCGCTAACTTCTTTCTCAACCTTTAACCCAACTGTCATATGGTTCATTTGTACATTTAAATTTTAAAATGTAGACTTCAAAACAGGAATTAAAGAAAACAAAAAAGCCTACATATCGCTAACTTGTCAGTAACTTTATAGAGCTGAAGAATCTAACTAGATAGCGCTTCTATGAAGCACTCTTTTTAGGCGAATAAAAATGGTAAAACGGACTTTTATTTCAAAAATCATCGTAGTAACTGCCCTCATTTTAACCCTGTCTCTTCCAACCTTAAACGTGTCAGCCGCCACCCTATTTTTTGATGGCTTTGAAAACGGCCTCGCCACCAACTGGACAACCCAAGTCGGCGCCTCTACCCTCACAACTGCCCCAGTGCATAGCGGAAACTACGCCGCCAACTTCACCTACTCAACTGCGGCATGTTACCAAACCAGATCCATAACCCCCACAAACACCCTTAACTACACTTACTACGTTAACTTCAAAACTCTGCCCACGAACTACGTCTGTGTAGTTTTAGCGCGAGATGCAGGTGGAACGCCCATATTTTATCGGGTACAGGCTTCCGAGGGGGTTTATCAGTGGAGATTTGCCTCCGCTAACACCGTAGTAATCAACTCTTCAAACCCTACCGTGACAACTGGGCAATGGTACAAAATCCAGCTCTTAGCCAACACAGGCGAAAACAGCACCCTCTACTTCTTAGTTAACGACCAACTACGCGCAACCATAACAAACCTCGAATTGGGACCAATTACCCAGCTGCAGATAGGCAACGACTGGACAGATTTTGGCGATTACATTCCGCAAGGCGAATCCATCTTTGACGACGTCTCAGCCACGGATGCAATAACAACCTTTGTCAGTGCTTTTGCTGATGCAGGCGGCTCCATAACACCCAGCGGCGTAATCTCTGTCCCCCTCGACGGCACCCAAACCTTTACCATCACAGCTGACCCTCACTATCACATCAAAGACGTTTTAGTCGACGACCACTCTGTAGGCGCAGTAGCGACATACACCTTTACCAATGTGGAGACCATCCACAGCATACATGCCACCTTTGAACTTGATACCTGCACAATTTCTGCTCAAGCAGGTTCAAACGGCAGAATTTCTCCCAGCGGCAACGTAGCCGTCCCCTACGGTACAGACCAAACCTTCACCATAACGGCAAACAGTGGATACCGCATAGCTAACGTGGTTGTCAATGGCGTCTCTGTAGGCTCGGTTTCATCCTACACATTTAGCAACGTCCAAGCAACTGGCAGCATCTCAGCTTCCTTTGAAGCTAACCCTTCGTCAGGCTCCTCAAACACCCAAGCTTCCCCAACACCTTCCCCCAGCCCCACACCTACCCCCACTCCAGCACCGACTGATTCTGCGCTACCAACAGCCACAGCGACTCCGCCGATAAAACAATTAGAAAACGCCACCAACGATTACACGTCATACATAATAATTGTCGTTGTTGTTGCAGTGCTGACGGTGTTTATTCTGCTGGTGCTCCGAAGGAACCGAAATGGTCACAGTGAAGAACACGATACAGTTGCGTAGCAGTCAAAAATCCTTTTTTTCTCTATGGTTATTTGTACTATTGGTTTTTCCTGAATCTGAAAACATGTTGCTTTATGGGCTTTTTAGCTGCGAAGCGTTGGTCAGGCATCAGGAAATCTCTTTTTCTTTCTGGGGTGACTAGAGGCAAAATGCAAGAAACTAAACCAGACAATCGCGTAGGAAGCCTTAAAGTTTATATTTCTGATTTGATTTTTGCATATTTCCGAATTAAAGAAAGTGTTCTATTAAAGTAGGGATAATACATGGCGTATTTAACAACAACAGGTTCAGGACAACCCGTTCTTATCCTCAAAGAAGGAACTACACGAAGCAGAGGCAAAGAAGCCCAACGAAACAACATCATGGCAGCCCGAGTTATCGGTGAAGTCCTAAAAACCACATTAGGACCCCGCGGCATGGATAAAATGCTTATCGATAGCCTAGGCGACATCACCATAACTAACGATGGCGCAGCCATCCTCAAAGAAATCGATGTTGAACATCCCGCAGCAAAGATGATGGTCGAAATAGCTAAAACTCAAGACGATATGGTCGGCGATGGAACAACCAGCGCAGTAGTTTTGGCCAGCGAATTGCTCCGAAAAGCCGAAGAACTTCTCGACCAAAACATTCACCCAACCATTCTTGTAAGTGGCTTCCGAAAAGCCTCCGTTAAAGCTATCGAAGTTATCAGCAAAACCGCGGTTCCCCTCGACATTAATGACCGCAAAACACTGCTTAAAGTTGCTTTAACCAGCATGAGCAGCAAAGCAGTCGGCAGCGCAAAAGATCACCTTGCAGAAATCAGCATAGACGCAGTTAAACAAATCAGTGAAGTCCGCGGAGACAAAACCATCGCAGACATCGACAATATCCAAATGATTAAGAAAACGGGTAAAAGCCTCCTTGAAACCCAACTAATCCAAGGCATAATCGTTGACAAAGAAGTCGTCAACCCCGGCATGCCTAAAATTAAAGAAAACGCAAAAATCGCGCTTCTTGATTCAGCTCTTGAAATCGAAAAAACTGAGATTACAGCTGAAATCCGCATCAAAGACCCCTCACAGATGAAAGCGTTCCTTGACCAAGAAACCGACATCATGCAAGAAATGGTTACAAAAGTCAAGGCTTCCGGCGCAGACGTCATATTCTGCCAAAAAGGCATCGACGACATGGTACAACACTTCTTAGCTAAAGAAGGAATCATTGCAGCACGCCGCGTCAAAGAATCCGACATGGAAAAACTCGCACGTGCAACCGGCGCCCGCATCATCAGCGACCTCGATGACCTCAAAAAAGAAGACCTTGGCAGCGCAGGCTTAGTGGACGAACGCAAAATCGGCGACGACAAAATGATCTTCGTCGAAAAATGCAAAAACCCCCACAGCGTAGCCATACTCATCCGTGCAGGTCTCGAACGCCTCGTTGACGAAGCCGAACGAGCCATGACTGACTCACTCTCCGTAGTCTCCGATGTACTCGAAAACAACAAAATTGTACCAGGCGGCGGCGCCATAGAAATCGAAATGGCTAAAGAACTCCGCAAGTACGCAACCAAAGTCGGCGGACGCGAACAGTTAGCAGTTGAAGCCTTTGCAGACGCAGTTGAAGTTATTCCCCGAACCCTAGCCGAAAACGCAGGCCTCGAACCAATCGACATCCTCGTTGAGTTACGCAGCAAACACGACACCGCAGAAGGCAAAAACTTAGGCGTTAACGTTTTCACCGGCAAACTTCAAGACAGCATCGCCAACGGAGTCATCGAACCCATAGTCGTCAAAGAACAAGCCATTAAATCCGCAGCAGAATCAGCAGCTATGATCCTTCGCATTGATGACGTTATCACATCTAAAGCACCCAAAGGCGGTCCAGGTGGCCCAGGCGGAATGCCGGGCGGCATGGAATAAGCCTTCCCCCTTTAATTTTATTTTTTAATTTTAGTAATTTTACTGTTGCTAACGGGACCGTTTGCCGTTAATGTTTGGTTTTTGCTCTAAATCGTAGGGCTTCCTCAAGAAAAATTGCTGCCGAAACTGCTGTGACCAAAATTAACAGCCACAGTGACTCTTGAATTGATGCTCCCACAATTACGTGTGGAATCACAATTGCGACTTCCCCGATTAAAATGCCGATAAAAACGAAACCGAAGATGGCGAAGCTGGGGATGAGAATTTTGCCGACCCAGACGTAGCCTTTCATGCCGACTTTTTCTTTAACGATATAGTTGCCATAGTTGTCTTTGACTACCAGACCCAATTCGACGAGTTTTTGGAGGTTGCGGTAGGCGACGCTTGGACTGCTTAGGTTGGCGCCGCGCATTACGTCTCGGGGGCCCACGGCTCTGCCTGACTTGACGAGGTAAACGTAGGTTTGAAAGGTGGTTGCATTGAGTTCTTGGTCGTTTTCCAAGCTTTTGCACCTTCCCTTAAGTAGGTAGGGGTGCCTTAAAAATCAAGTCATAGCAGCACTTGCCGCTGAAGCGGTGGGTTTTGGTTGGTTGTGTGCAAAACGTATTTATTTCCTTTAGAGAACCCTTTTGCGCATGCTCCGGTAGTATAGTCCGGTCAAGTATAGCGGCCTCTCGAGTCGCGGACCCGGGTCCAAATCCCGGCCGGAGCACCAGCCCCTGCCTTAATTTCACAAACGTGCCGTCTGTTCATGAGGACTTGGCGGGTTTTCTTCGTTGCCGCTGAGGTTTGTTGTTTGGGTCCCTCTTCGCTGTTGGGTACTTACAGCCCCTACCAGAAAATCCCTTAAACCCAACTGTGAATATTATGGCTATTGAGGGATAAAAATGGGCGGAAAACGTGTGCTTTTCATCGGCGGACCGCTTGGTTTAGGACATGTCGGACGTGACTTGGAAATAGTCCGAGCGCTAAGAAGAAAAATACCCGACGCAGAAATTGTTTGGTTGTGTGAGGAACCCGCCAGCATGGTTTTGGAAAAAGCAGGCGAACAAATCCACCCTGACTCGAAACTTCTCGGCAAGGGCAACATAAAATTGGGCAATATGGCGGAAAACTACCGTGTCAACATGGTGAAGTGGACGATGAATATGAGGCGGGACTGGGCAGCCAACGCCAAAGTCGTCTCTGACTTAACTCAGCGGGAGTGCTTCGACCTTGTTGTCGGCGACGAAAGGTACGAGATTATAGTTGCAATGTCGTCTGATTCTAATTTCAAAACGTTCCCATTTGTTATAATCTATGACTTTATCGGAATAGACAATGTCACGGGCAGTCCCATCGACGCCTTCTCTACTTACATGGTTAACCGCATCTGGGCGAAGGGTATGCAAAGCAAAAAAACGCTCGCTGACCTCAGCCTCTTTGTCGGCGAACCAGAGGATGTCCCCGACCGTAAGTTTGGGTTCATGCTGCCAAACCGGCGGTTACTAGCGGAGAGAACACTCAAGTTTCTTGGTTACATTCTTCCGTTTAAGCCCGATCAATATCGTGACAAATTCCATGTCCGAGAGCTTTTAGGTTATGGCATGGCGCCTTTAGTGGTCTGCTCTATAGGTGGAACCTCCGCTGGGAAGAAGCTTTTAGATTTATGCACCGCAGCTTACCCAATTATAAAACGCAACATTCCAGACCTGCTAATGGTACTGGTCTGCGGTCCAATGGTGGATCCAAAAACAATCAAAGCCCCACAAGGCATAGACGTCAAAAGCTATGTACCAGACCTCTACAAGCATATGGCAGCCGCTGATCTCTGCATAGTTGCCGGCGGCGGCACCGCAACCTTAGAATTGACAGCTCTGCAAAAGCCGTTCCTGTATTTTCCGCTTGAAGGGCACTTCGAGCAAGAGGTTCCAGTTGCCAGCCGTTGCGCTAGGCATAGGGCTGGTATAAAAATGGACTTCTCGAAGACTACACCAGAAATACTATCTGACGCAATTTTGGTGAATTTGAACTCGCACCCAGTTTACGCAACAATCCCACTTGGCGGCGAAGAGAAAGCCGCGGAATTGCTCAGCAAACTCCTTGTGGACGTTAATGCTTAGCTTGGTTCCAGTAGTGCATGAAGACAACTTTTGCCCAGTTAAGAGCCGCTTCATCTTGGCTTGTGAACCCCGTATAGTCAATCTTGCCCTCTAAATTGGGAAAAGAAACCAAGGCGAGTTCTTTTTCGGAAAGAAAGAGAAATACCGGCAACTTGTTAACATCGTCGAGATAGCGGCTCTCCACCTTTTTGGCCCTAGCCCCCTGCTCAAACACTTTATCGTTCGTCAACGCTAAGATGTCTGGCGGTATCTGTGCGTTGCGGGGCATAAGCTTAAGGAATTCTACTCCCCGAGAAACTGCATTAGCACCAAGCGGAACTGCATTGGCTAAGATTTCGTCTACGAGAACCCAAATGTAACTTTGGGCTTCGCGAATCATTTTTTCGCACAGAAAAATCGATGTTAAAGGCTCATTTACGAGTTTGCTGTTAGCAAGTGCCCCTATTCCTGCACATAATTCATCGGGTACTGTCGAGAGTGAATGCGTCTTGAAGTATTTCTGGTTCTTTGACAGAAAATGGAAGCTTGGCACAAGCCGTACAGCGACTTCGCCAAATGGAGTTAAGTGAAAGAAGCCTTCTGAGTCTTTGGTTATAAGGTTTGAAGCTGTTAGTCTTGATAAGTTGCGGGCAGTTTCTGGCACGGTGAAATCGAATCGCTCTGAGACGCGGGAAAGCTTCATCGGGTTCTTCTTGAGTTCAAATAGTATGTTCAGTCGGTCTTCGTTTGAAAGCTCAAACAGTAAACCGCAAAGTTCTTTCAAGGGCAAACCATCAGCAATGGGTTATAGTTAATTATTATATTTCATATTTTCTGTTTAGAATATTTTATCCCAAACTTCAAGCAGATGAGTCTTGGGAAGAAAAGATGTCAACAAATTATGATGCAATCGTAATTGGGTCAGGTCTCGGCGGCTTATCCTGCGCCGCCTACATGGCTAAGAACGGCAAAAAGGTTCTGGTTATCGAAAAACACAGTGTCCCCGGAGGGTACGCTCAATGCTTCCGACGAGGAGACTTCACATTCGACTGCGGATTGCACATGATCGGCGGGATCGGAAAAAACCAAAAAAACTACAAGTTCTTCGAATTCTGCGGCATCGCCGACTGCACCAACTTCATCCCGCTGAAGTATTCTATGCGAGCGGTTTTCCCCGAACACGACTTACGGTTGCCCGCGGGAAACATCGAAGAAGTCATAGCCGTTTTACAAGGCGCTTTTCCCGAAGAAAAAGACGGCATCCGAGCCTTAATGGATGAAATGATGCGCATAAACCGGGACATCAACAAACTTCTTTTCTCCAGCCAACCCATGTGGCAGCAACTGCCCGTGTTTCCCTTCCGTTACAGGGCACTCTTTCCAATGCTTAAGAAAACCACGGGGCAACTGCTTGACAAGCACATAAAAAACAGCAAACTAAAAGCCATCCTTATGTCAAACTACGGCTACTTCGGGCTACCCCCCGATCAAGTGAACGTTTTCCCCGTTATCGCCAACATAACATACTGGGCAGACGGTGGTTTCTACCCGCAAGGTGGAAACCAAACCATACCCGACGCGTTAGTGGCGGTAGTTAAGAAAAATGGCGGAGACATGGTTTTAGGCACAGAAGTATCTTCGATAATTACTGAGAATGGGAAAGCAGTTGGCGTAGAAACAGCAAAGGGCCAGAAATACTTTGCTGCAAACATCGTTTCCAACGCGAGTGCTCCTGAGACTTTCCACCGCATGGTCGGCGAAGAGAAAACCCCCAAAAAACTCCTCACAAAAATCGATTGTTTGGAGCCCTCGGTGTCAGGCTTCATAATTTACTTGGGCCTCGATGAAGGCTTCTCAAAAACACTTCAAAACAAAAACGAATACGATATAGCAATCTTCGAAACTTACGACCAAAACCTAGACTACCGCTGGATACAAAACGGCGAAGTCGAAAAAGCTCATTTCTTCCTCACACTCTATTCCAATTACGACAAATCACTCGCAAAAAGCGGCAAATTTGTAGCCTCTATAGTTCAAGGCCAACCCTATAGTCGGTGGCAACGCTTTGAAGCAGGCTACAATGAAGGACAAAAAGAAGAATACAACAAAGAAAAAGACCGCGTTGCGGGCATACTCATTAAGCGAGCGGAAAAAGTGGTTCCTGAGCTCTCAAAACACATAGACGTCATCGAATGTGCAAGCCCCTTGACGCTTAAGCGGTACACAAGTAACTACAATGGCGCAATGTATGGGTGGGCAAACACAACAAAACAGTTCTCGCCCATGGATCGACTCGCTGAATTGCCGATCAAAAACCTAAATTTATGCTCGGCGTGGACGTTTCCAGGCGAAGGCCAATCCACTGTGATAGCTTGCGGTTATCGATTGGGCAAAAAACTAATAGGCAAATAGGTCAAGACGGCTTAGCATGGCTATAAGAGTCCGGTCGAGTATAGCGGTACCTCGAGTCGCGGAGCTGGGTCCAAATCTCGGCCAGAGCACCACACCTTCCAATTTGTTAAATCATCAATTACTCTCAGCTTGCTGGTTCGGGCAGGTCAAACGCTTGCTTCAAAATTGGCTCCAACTGATATCTTACCATCAAATTCTCGCTTTCGCTTGTTAAGATGTCATGGTCTCCCGCTGACACTTTAATGAAATATGTTTCTACTCCCGCCGCCGTTAGCTTATTGTAAAATGATTCTGCGACCTGTATGGGAATCACAGCGTCCATGGTTCCGTGGACAATAACAAAGATAGGGTCACCCGACGAAACGTAGGTTGCAGGTGAGGCTTGATGCCACAGTTCGGGGTTCTCTTCATAGGTAACATTCCCCAGCGAATAGGCGATTACTCGGTCGATGAAGGTTTGGTTTTCATGTTTGCCCACATACTCAAGGTCAGTTGCGCCAGCGTAATCGATGATAATGTGAACTTGACTTTTTATGGTCTCATTGCCACTTGAACCAACCAAAAACGGTTCGTCTCCCGTCAAAGTTCCCGATAGAGATGCAAGTTGGGCTCCTGCGCTGACCCCTAAGATGCCTATTCTTTCGGTGTCGATGTTGTAGGTTTGAGCGTTTTGTCGAATGTATCGGATAGCTTCGATTACGTCTTGGATGTTTTCGGGCCAGCTTGTTTTGTTATTAGTGGATAGTGTGTAGTCTATGGTGAAGCCTGCGATGCCCCGTTTAGCGTAGAACGTTGCCGTGTCGTTTAAGTCTGTTCGGCTACCCGTTTTCCATCCGCCGCCGTGTATGTAGATCAATGCGGGGAAGGGTCCCTCTCCGGTGGGTGTGTAAACATCCATGACCCGGTAGGGGCTAGAGCCATTAGAGTAGGATACGTTTGTTTGTGTGGTGCAGTTGGTTATTTCTGGTAGTAGGTTTGTTTGGTCTTCAACGGTGGTCTGGTTGCTTTGGGGTTGGTATGAAAAGGTAAGAACAGACATAACACTAATTGCGACAAAAACCAGTGCGAATAGGATATAGAGCGCCTTTATTGTCTCTTACCTCCTCGAACCAGACACTTGTTACTCTGTTAGCTTATTTGCTTTCCAGACTTAAAATATTTTACCCAAATCAACAATTACCCGTTTCAAGTCAACTGTTTGTCTTTTTTTTGCTTGACGTTTTTAATTAGCATAAACCCTAGCGGAACCAAAATGATGCAAATCACAATCCTCACTCCCTGATAGAGGTAGAAGAGTGGTCCACTTGCAAAGAATGTGTCTGGCATGTTGAAGACTAAGGTTAAAATTGCAAAGCTGATGAAGGGTTCCGCGAGGTAGATGTAGGCGCTTCTTTTGGCTATCTGTTGGGCAAAGCCGTTTTTGGGGACGTGTAGTTTTCTTAACAGCAGTAGTGCAAGCAAAACAAGCCCTGCGGTTAAGAGGATTGTGCGAAGGTTAAAGTAGAGTTGTGATAGCCATGGATTGCCGCTTACGAGGTAGGTGAGGTCAATGGCAAAGAAGATTACCACGGGTAGGGCGATGGCGGCCATTTTGTAGTTTAAGATTTTTTCGTAGAGGTTGAATTTATTTATGTAGAAGCCAAATGCGAAGACCAACAGGAACTGGGTGAAGAGTTCGCCCAGCCGAAAAGGCGACGTGTAAACCCACAGCATGATTGCCGTTAACCACACAGCCGCCACAGTTAGTA includes:
- the thsB gene encoding thermosome subunit beta, with amino-acid sequence MAYLTTTGSGQPVLILKEGTTRSRGKEAQRNNIMAARVIGEVLKTTLGPRGMDKMLIDSLGDITITNDGAAILKEIDVEHPAAKMMVEIAKTQDDMVGDGTTSAVVLASELLRKAEELLDQNIHPTILVSGFRKASVKAIEVISKTAVPLDINDRKTLLKVALTSMSSKAVGSAKDHLAEISIDAVKQISEVRGDKTIADIDNIQMIKKTGKSLLETQLIQGIIVDKEVVNPGMPKIKENAKIALLDSALEIEKTEITAEIRIKDPSQMKAFLDQETDIMQEMVTKVKASGADVIFCQKGIDDMVQHFLAKEGIIAARRVKESDMEKLARATGARIISDLDDLKKEDLGSAGLVDERKIGDDKMIFVEKCKNPHSVAILIRAGLERLVDEAERAMTDSLSVVSDVLENNKIVPGGGAIEIEMAKELRKYATKVGGREQLAVEAFADAVEVIPRTLAENAGLEPIDILVELRSKHDTAEGKNLGVNVFTGKLQDSIANGVIEPIVVKEQAIKSAAESAAMILRIDDVITSKAPKGGPGGPGGMPGGME
- a CDS encoding DUF1724 domain-containing protein, which translates into the protein MPLKELCGLLFELSNEDRLNILFELKKNPMKLSRVSERFDFTVPETARNLSRLTASNLITKDSEGFFHLTPFGEVAVRLVPSFHFLSKNQKYFKTHSLSTVPDELCAGIGALANSKLVNEPLTSIFLCEKMIREAQSYIWVLVDEILANAVPLGANAVSRGVEFLKLMPRNAQIPPDILALTNDKVFEQGARAKKVESRYLDDVNKLPVFLFLSEKELALVSFPNLEGKIDYTGFTSQDEAALNWAKVVFMHYWNQAKH
- a CDS encoding NAD(P)/FAD-dependent oxidoreductase; translated protein: MSTNYDAIVIGSGLGGLSCAAYMAKNGKKVLVIEKHSVPGGYAQCFRRGDFTFDCGLHMIGGIGKNQKNYKFFEFCGIADCTNFIPLKYSMRAVFPEHDLRLPAGNIEEVIAVLQGAFPEEKDGIRALMDEMMRINRDINKLLFSSQPMWQQLPVFPFRYRALFPMLKKTTGQLLDKHIKNSKLKAILMSNYGYFGLPPDQVNVFPVIANITYWADGGFYPQGGNQTIPDALVAVVKKNGGDMVLGTEVSSIITENGKAVGVETAKGQKYFAANIVSNASAPETFHRMVGEEKTPKKLLTKIDCLEPSVSGFIIYLGLDEGFSKTLQNKNEYDIAIFETYDQNLDYRWIQNGEVEKAHFFLTLYSNYDKSLAKSGKFVASIVQGQPYSRWQRFEAGYNEGQKEEYNKEKDRVAGILIKRAEKVVPELSKHIDVIECASPLTLKRYTSNYNGAMYGWANTTKQFSPMDRLAELPIKNLNLCSAWTFPGEGQSTVIACGYRLGKKLIGK
- a CDS encoding alpha/beta hydrolase encodes the protein MSVLTFSYQPQSNQTTVEDQTNLLPEITNCTTQTNVSYSNGSSPYRVMDVYTPTGEGPFPALIYIHGGGWKTGSRTDLNDTATFYAKRGIAGFTIDYTLSTNNKTSWPENIQDVIEAIRYIRQNAQTYNIDTERIGILGVSAGAQLASLSGTLTGDEPFLVGSSGNETIKSQVHIIIDYAGATDLEYVGKHENQTFIDRVIAYSLGNVTYEENPELWHQASPATYVSSGDPIFVIVHGTMDAVIPIQVAESFYNKLTAAGVETYFIKVSAGDHDILTSESENLMVRYQLEPILKQAFDLPEPAS
- a CDS encoding acyltransferase; amino-acid sequence: MSLNNTQPHDSSPQARIISEFNYLKITALILLLFVHSDLVVVYPDAMFQVQGFLLSAFFFISGYLAYDSFHRRDSSLTRFFKSKARTLYLPFAIAVIFYFAFQSVMGLPFNPIKLGSQLTMLNIFDSVNSVYNWSSLWFIPYLLLFMLIICLLDKYVKSTKIQLLTVAAVWLTAIMLWVYTSPFRLGELFTQFLLVFAFGFYINKFNLYEKILNYKMAAIALPVVIFFAIDLTYLVSGNPWLSQLYFNLRTILLTAGLVLLALLLLRKLHVPKNGFAQQIAKRSAYIYLAEPFISFAILTLVFNMPDTFFASGPLFYLYQGVRIVICIILVPLGFMLIKNVKQKKDKQLT